Proteins from a single region of Microtus ochrogaster isolate Prairie Vole_2 linkage group LG5, MicOch1.0, whole genome shotgun sequence:
- the Fam110b gene encoding protein FAM110B — protein MPTETLQTGSMVKPVSPAGTFTSAVPLRILNKGPDYFRRQAEPNPKRLSAVERLEADKAKYVKSQEVINAKQEPVKPAVLAKPPVCPGAKRTLGSPTLKVFGNHAKTESGVQRETLKLEILKNIINSSEGSSSGSGHKHSSRNWPPHRDATDLHRHSFAESLKVYPTPGRGSPQESSSHVSRRLLEQSADSFLHVSHSSSDIRKVTSVKPLKAIPCSSSAPPLPPKPKVAATKSPEADQVEPACGVSRRPSLQRSKSDLSDRYFRVDADVERFFNYCGLDPEELENLGMENFARANSDIISLNFRSASMISSDCEQSQDSNSDLRNDDSANDRVPYGISAIERNARIIKWLYSIKQARESQKVSHV, from the coding sequence ATGCCCACGGAGACGCTACAGACAGGTAGCATGGTGAAGCCGGTCAGCCCCGCGGGCACCTTCACGTCCGCGGTGCCCCTGCGCATCCTGAACAAAGGACCCGACTACTTCCGCAGGCAGGCCGAGCCCAACCCCAAGAGACTCAGTGCAGTGGAGCGGCTGGAGGCTGACAAGGCCAAGTACGTCAAAAGCCAGGAGGTGATCAACGCCAAGCAGGAGCCGGTGAAGCCGGCTGTGCTGGCCAAGCCCCCGGTGTGCCCAGGAGCCAAGCGCACACTGGGCAGCCCCACTCTCAAGGTGTTTGGCAACCATGCCAAGACCGAGAGCGGTGTGCAACGTGAGACCCTCAAACTCGAGATCCTCAAGAACATCATCAATAGCTCCGAGGGCTCCAGCTCTGGCTCTGGCCACAAGCACAGCTCTCGAAACTGGCCTCCTCACAGGGACGCCACTGACCTGCACCGGCACTCCTTCGCTGAGTCGCTGAAGGTATACCCTACACCTGGGCGAGGTAGCCCACAGGAGAGCAGCTCCCACGTGAGCAGGAGACTGCTGGAGCAGTCGGCAGACTCTTTCCTGCATGTCTCACACAGTTCCTCAGACATCCGCAAAGTGACCAGCGTGAAGCCCCTTAAAGCCATCCCCTGCAGCAGTTCTGCCCCTCCCTTGCCTCCCAAGCCCAAGGTGGCAGCCACGAAGTCCCCTGAGGCTGACCAGGTGGAACCAGCCTGTGGGGTCAGCCGGAGACCTTCCCTTCAGCGATCCAAGTCAGACTTGAGTGACAGGTATTTCCGAGTAGACGCGGACGTGGAGAGGTTCTTCAACTACTGCGGACTGGACCCGGAAGAGCTGGAGAACCTTGGCATGGAGAACTTTGCAAGGGCTAACTCTGACATCATATCCCTCAACTTCCGCAGCGCAAGCATGATCAGCTCAGACTGTGAACAGTCTCAGGATAGTAACAGTGACCTTAGAAATGATGACAGTGCCAATGACCGGGTGCCATATGGCATTTCTGCCATCGAGAGAAATGCTAGAATCATCAAGTGGCTGTATAGCATCAAACAGGCTAGGGAGTCACAGAAGGTGTCCCATGTGTAA